A genomic segment from Sphingomonas astaxanthinifaciens DSM 22298 encodes:
- a CDS encoding Ku protein, producing MAARPSWRGQIRLALVSIPVEIYPASKSGAAISFHQIHEPSGKRIKYEKVVPGIGPVSTDDIVKGFEVTKGEYVLLEPEEIESVKLESRKTLELAQFVDADDIDALYFDKPYFVVPADDLAEEAFIVLREALRRARKVGVGQLAMRGQEYVVAIKPCGRGMLMETLRYADELNKASSYFRDIEDAEPDADLLELATTLIDKKSGKFDAGEFHNRYVDAVKGLIEQKRKKKGGGLVIQDPDTGKAPKSNVIDLMAALKKSLGDGGDTSAKPAARKPGAGKKAAPAKKAAGGKK from the coding sequence ATGGCCGCCCGTCCCAGCTGGCGCGGACAGATTCGCCTCGCCCTCGTCTCGATCCCGGTCGAAATCTATCCCGCCTCCAAGTCGGGGGCGGCGATCAGCTTCCACCAGATTCACGAGCCGAGCGGCAAGCGCATCAAATATGAGAAGGTGGTGCCGGGCATCGGCCCGGTCAGCACTGACGACATCGTCAAGGGCTTCGAGGTGACCAAGGGCGAATATGTCCTGCTCGAGCCCGAGGAGATCGAAAGCGTCAAGCTCGAGAGCCGCAAGACGCTCGAACTCGCCCAGTTCGTCGACGCCGACGACATCGACGCGCTCTACTTCGACAAGCCCTATTTCGTGGTCCCCGCCGACGACCTCGCCGAGGAAGCCTTCATCGTGCTGCGCGAGGCGCTTCGCCGGGCGCGCAAGGTCGGGGTCGGCCAGCTTGCGATGCGCGGGCAGGAATATGTGGTCGCGATCAAGCCCTGCGGCCGCGGCATGCTGATGGAGACGCTGCGCTACGCTGACGAGCTCAACAAGGCGTCGAGCTATTTCCGTGACATCGAGGATGCCGAGCCCGACGCCGACCTCCTCGAACTCGCCACCACGCTGATCGACAAGAAGAGCGGCAAGTTCGACGCGGGCGAATTCCACAATCGCTATGTCGATGCGGTGAAGGGCCTGATCGAGCAGAAGCGCAAGAAGAAGGGTGGGGGCCTCGTCATCCAGGACCCCGACACCGGCAAGGCGCCCAAGAGCAATGTCATCGACCTGATGGCGGCTTTGAAGAAGAGCCTCGGCGATGGCGGCGATACGTCAGCAAAACCGGCTGCGAGGAAGCCCGGGGCAGGCAAGAAGGCGGCGCCGGCCAAGAAGGCGGCCGGCGGGAAAAAGTAG
- a CDS encoding substrate-binding domain-containing protein, which produces MTRIWVALPLAVALSACGGGGSNTASSQLKIVGSSTVYPFTTAVAEAFQKANPGQSVIVESTGTGAGIKLFCEGVGGKFPDMVNASRPMKKSEYEDCAKVGAKQVIEVPIGIDGLTLIESNQAQPLKVSLADIYKAVAADPFGKGPNKAQTWKDVNPALPALKIRVLGPPPTSGTRDSFAELMLTKGCESDPAMKALKKSDEKKHKEVCTKVREDGVFVEAGENDNLLVQKVEADPGTIGVLGYSFLAENADKIRPVEIDGVLPSEETISNLRYPGARKLYIYVKGEHAAVKPGIKAFLAQYAKEWSTGGLLEKRGLVPFKGADAEAANKAATGLTPLDPASLK; this is translated from the coding sequence ATGACCAGGATTTGGGTCGCGCTTCCGCTTGCGGTGGCGCTGAGCGCGTGCGGCGGGGGCGGCAGCAACACTGCATCGTCGCAGCTGAAGATCGTCGGTTCGTCGACCGTCTATCCGTTTACGACCGCGGTCGCGGAAGCCTTCCAGAAGGCCAATCCGGGGCAGAGCGTGATCGTCGAATCGACCGGTACGGGTGCCGGCATCAAGCTGTTCTGCGAAGGCGTCGGCGGCAAGTTCCCGGACATGGTGAACGCCTCGCGCCCGATGAAGAAAAGCGAATATGAGGATTGCGCCAAGGTCGGCGCCAAGCAGGTCATCGAGGTCCCGATTGGGATCGACGGCCTGACCCTCATCGAATCGAACCAGGCCCAGCCGCTCAAGGTCAGCCTCGCCGACATCTACAAGGCGGTCGCTGCCGATCCGTTCGGCAAGGGTCCGAACAAGGCGCAGACCTGGAAGGACGTCAATCCGGCGCTTCCCGCGCTCAAGATCCGCGTTCTCGGCCCGCCGCCGACCAGCGGCACCCGCGACAGCTTCGCCGAGCTCATGCTGACCAAGGGCTGCGAAAGCGATCCCGCCATGAAGGCGCTCAAGAAGAGCGACGAGAAGAAGCACAAGGAAGTCTGCACCAAGGTGCGCGAGGACGGCGTGTTCGTCGAAGCCGGCGAGAACGACAATCTCCTCGTCCAGAAGGTCGAAGCCGATCCGGGCACCATCGGGGTCCTCGGCTACAGCTTCCTCGCCGAGAATGCCGACAAGATCCGCCCGGTCGAAATCGATGGCGTGCTGCCGAGCGAGGAAACCATCTCGAACCTCAGATATCCGGGTGCGCGCAAGCTCTACATCTACGTCAAGGGCGAGCATGCAGCGGTGAAGCCGGGCATCAAGGCCTTCCTTGCGCAATATGCCAAGGAGTGGAGCACCGGCGGCCTGCTCGAGAAGCGCGGCCTCGTGCCGTTCAAGGGTGCGGACGCCGAGGCGGCCAACAAGGCCGCGACGGGCCTCACCCCGCTCGACCCCGCGTCGCTCAAGTAA
- the pstB gene encoding phosphate ABC transporter ATP-binding protein PstB → MRAHDVRVFYGEKEALKGVSIEVHEDKVTAFIGPSGCGKSTFLRCLNRMNDTIPGARVTGTITLDGEDISSPDMDVVQLRARVGMVFQKPNPFPKSIFENVAYGPRIHGLASGKDELDGIVEKSLRRAGLWDEVKDRLGESGTALSGGQQQRLCIARAIAVDPEVILMDEPCSALDPIATAKIEELIHELRGRYAIAIVTHNMQQAARVSQRTAFFHLGELIEYGKTKDIFTNPREQRTQDYITGRYG, encoded by the coding sequence ATGCGCGCCCACGACGTCCGCGTCTTCTATGGCGAGAAGGAAGCGCTGAAGGGCGTCTCGATCGAGGTTCACGAGGACAAGGTCACCGCCTTCATCGGCCCGTCGGGCTGCGGCAAGTCGACCTTCCTGCGCTGTCTCAACCGGATGAACGACACCATTCCGGGCGCTCGCGTGACCGGCACGATCACCCTCGATGGCGAGGACATCAGCTCGCCCGACATGGACGTGGTCCAGCTGCGCGCGCGCGTCGGCATGGTCTTCCAGAAGCCCAATCCCTTCCCCAAGTCGATTTTCGAGAATGTCGCCTACGGCCCGCGCATCCACGGGCTTGCCAGTGGCAAGGACGAATTGGACGGGATCGTCGAGAAGAGCCTCCGCCGCGCGGGCCTGTGGGACGAGGTCAAGGATCGCCTCGGCGAAAGCGGCACGGCGCTGTCGGGCGGCCAGCAGCAGCGCCTGTGCATCGCCCGCGCCATCGCGGTCGATCCCGAGGTCATCCTGATGGACGAGCCCTGCTCGGCGCTCGACCCGATCGCCACCGCCAAGATCGAGGAGCTGATCCACGAGTTGCGCGGCCGCTACGCGATCGCGATCGTCACCCACAACATGCAGCAGGCGGCGCGGGTCAGCCAGCGGACCGCCTTCTTCCACCTCGGCGAGCTGATCGAATACGGCAAGACCAAGGACATCTTCACCAACCCGCGCGAGCAGCGCACCCAAGACTATATCACCGGCCGGTACGGCTGA
- a CDS encoding sensor histidine kinase, whose product MSVPPLVLALLDALEEPALLVSGQRTVAANRVAAALLGQQLVGQDVRFAIRHPQALDAILSGRAGQLEVRGIGGVERSWEVALTPLPDALLLVRLVDRSARRAAEKAQIDFVANASHELRTPLAAVIGFSETLADEGEVPEAIRRRFGKQIHEQANRMMVIIRDLMSLSRIEADRFRGPRDRVSLASVVRESAQAVQALAVQRGCEIALDLEAGLPSVRGDTAQLRQLVDNLLGNALRYGCRAPGERIEVTLQAAGSWQKLIVRDHGDGIPAEHIPRLTERFYRVDAARSRDGGGTGLGLAIVAQVVERHRGLLEIRSVLGQGSEFEVRLPQT is encoded by the coding sequence ATGTCCGTCCCTCCGCTGGTCCTCGCGCTGCTCGACGCCCTTGAAGAACCCGCGCTGCTCGTGTCGGGGCAGCGGACCGTAGCGGCGAACCGAGTGGCGGCGGCACTTCTCGGCCAGCAGCTCGTCGGGCAGGACGTGCGCTTTGCCATCCGCCATCCGCAGGCGCTCGACGCCATCCTGTCGGGCCGCGCAGGCCAGCTCGAGGTGCGCGGCATCGGCGGGGTCGAACGCAGCTGGGAAGTGGCGCTGACCCCGCTTCCGGACGCGCTGCTGCTGGTCCGGCTGGTCGATCGCAGCGCCCGCCGCGCCGCGGAAAAGGCCCAGATCGATTTCGTCGCCAATGCCAGCCACGAATTGCGGACCCCGTTGGCGGCGGTGATCGGCTTTTCCGAGACGCTGGCCGACGAAGGCGAGGTCCCCGAGGCGATCCGCCGCCGCTTCGGCAAGCAGATCCACGAGCAGGCCAACCGGATGATGGTCATCATCCGCGACCTCATGAGCCTGTCGCGGATCGAGGCCGACCGTTTCCGTGGCCCCCGCGACCGGGTCTCGCTCGCCTCGGTGGTGCGCGAGAGCGCGCAGGCGGTGCAGGCGCTGGCCGTGCAGCGCGGCTGCGAGATCGCCCTCGACCTCGAGGCCGGGCTGCCGTCCGTTCGCGGCGACACCGCCCAGCTTCGCCAGCTGGTCGACAATCTCCTCGGCAATGCCTTGCGCTACGGTTGCCGGGCACCGGGGGAGCGGATCGAGGTTACGCTCCAGGCAGCGGGGAGCTGGCAGAAGCTGATCGTCCGCGACCATGGCGACGGCATTCCTGCCGAGCATATCCCGCGGCTGACTGAGCGATTCTATCGGGTCGATGCGGCCCGCAGCCGCGACGGCGGCGGGACCGGCCTCGGCCTCGCGATCGTCGCGCAGGTGGTCGAACGCCACCGCGGCCTGCTCGAGATTCGGAGCGTCCTCGGCCAGGGAAGCGAGTTCGAGGTGCGGCTTCCACAGACCTGA
- the pstA gene encoding phosphate ABC transporter permease PstA, with the protein MNKAASRWSSETMNKRVARRYAAERRFKALGLAAVLISLAFLVFLLVTMTVRGVGGFSANFLTASDATDPTAVGVWGALKGSFLTIVVTMGLAFPVGVLTAVYLEEFAKRNRFNDFVEVSINNLAAVPSIIFGLLGLAVFLNFMHLPRSAALVGGLTLALMTMPVIVIAGRNAIKAVPPSIRDAALGVGASKMQVVFHHVLPLALPGILTGTIIGMARALGETAPLLMIGMRAFIATPPQGFTDPATVLPVQIFLWSDEVDRAFVEKTSAAIIVLMLFMLLMNGLAIYLRNRFERRW; encoded by the coding sequence ATGAATAAGGCCGCCTCGCGCTGGTCGAGCGAGACCATGAACAAGCGGGTGGCGCGTCGCTACGCCGCCGAGCGCCGGTTCAAGGCGCTCGGGCTCGCCGCGGTCCTGATCAGCCTCGCCTTCCTCGTCTTCCTGCTGGTCACCATGACGGTGCGCGGCGTGGGCGGGTTCAGTGCCAATTTCCTCACTGCGAGCGACGCGACCGACCCCACCGCCGTCGGTGTCTGGGGCGCGCTCAAGGGCTCGTTCCTGACCATCGTGGTGACCATGGGGCTGGCCTTTCCGGTCGGCGTGCTGACCGCGGTCTATCTCGAGGAATTCGCCAAGCGGAACCGCTTCAACGATTTCGTCGAGGTCAGCATCAACAACCTCGCCGCGGTGCCGTCGATCATCTTCGGCCTGCTGGGCCTCGCGGTGTTCCTCAACTTCATGCACCTGCCGCGCTCGGCGGCGCTGGTCGGCGGGCTGACACTCGCGCTGATGACCATGCCGGTGATCGTCATCGCCGGGCGCAATGCGATCAAGGCGGTGCCGCCCTCGATCCGCGACGCGGCGCTGGGCGTCGGCGCGTCGAAGATGCAGGTCGTCTTCCACCATGTGCTGCCGCTCGCCCTGCCGGGCATCCTCACCGGCACGATCATCGGCATGGCCCGCGCGCTGGGCGAAACCGCGCCCCTCCTGATGATCGGGATGCGCGCCTTCATCGCCACGCCGCCGCAGGGCTTCACCGACCCTGCGACAGTGCTTCCCGTCCAGATCTTCCTCTGGTCGGACGAAGTCGACCGCGCCTTCGTCGAGAAGACCAGCGCGGCGATCATCGTCCTCATGCTGTTCATGCTGCTGATGAACGGCCTCGCCATCTATCTTCGCAACCGCTTCGAGCGCCGCTGGTAA
- the pstC gene encoding phosphate ABC transporter permease subunit PstC, with protein MSLLLGLVLVLAVAATVFVVGRGRASALQGAGAGRQRLNSLPNYHGGFAFIWAAVPALLFLAVWAPIQTGLVEQAVIASPAGQQLPAFDLARDSILDEARAVATGGTDLAFTPLARELVPVYSQALGKYGLIGGGFALLLAIAGGVWALSRIGVDLRARAGVERWLMGLLVAASLIAILTTFGIVLSLLFETIRFFSKVPATDFLFGLQWSPQTAIRADQAGSSGAFGSVPLFWGTVFIGAIIAMVVAIPLGLMSAIYLTQYAASRVRSVLKPLLEILAGVPTVVYGYFAALTVAPMVRDLGLAIGISSASSESALAAGLVMGVMIIPFVSSMADDSIAAVPQAMRDGSLALGATRSETIRKVILPAALPGVVGGVLLAVSRAIGETMIVVMAAGLSANLTANPFGSVTTVTTQIVQLLTGDQEFDSPKTLAAFALGLVLFLVTLFLNLIALRVVRRYREAYE; from the coding sequence ATGAGCCTGCTGCTCGGCCTGGTCCTGGTTCTCGCTGTCGCGGCGACGGTGTTCGTCGTCGGGCGGGGGCGCGCGTCCGCGCTCCAGGGTGCCGGGGCCGGCCGGCAGCGGCTCAACAGCCTACCCAATTACCACGGCGGCTTCGCCTTCATCTGGGCAGCGGTCCCGGCCTTGCTGTTCCTTGCCGTCTGGGCGCCGATCCAGACCGGGCTGGTCGAGCAGGCAGTGATCGCAAGTCCGGCCGGCCAGCAGCTTCCGGCCTTCGATCTCGCGCGCGATTCGATCCTCGACGAGGCTCGGGCGGTCGCGACCGGGGGGACCGACCTCGCCTTTACCCCGCTCGCCCGCGAACTGGTCCCGGTCTACAGCCAGGCGCTTGGCAAATATGGGCTGATCGGCGGCGGCTTCGCGCTACTGCTGGCCATTGCCGGCGGGGTCTGGGCGCTGTCGCGGATCGGTGTCGACCTGCGCGCCCGGGCCGGGGTCGAGCGCTGGCTGATGGGGCTGCTCGTCGCCGCCTCGCTGATCGCCATCCTGACCACCTTCGGGATCGTGCTGTCGCTGCTGTTCGAGACGATCCGCTTCTTCTCCAAGGTGCCCGCGACCGACTTCCTGTTCGGGCTGCAATGGTCGCCCCAGACCGCGATCCGGGCCGACCAGGCGGGCTCGTCGGGCGCCTTCGGCTCGGTGCCTCTGTTCTGGGGGACGGTGTTCATCGGCGCGATCATCGCGATGGTCGTGGCGATCCCGCTCGGCCTGATGAGCGCCATCTACCTCACCCAATATGCCGCCTCGCGGGTCCGCTCGGTGCTGAAGCCCCTGCTCGAGATCCTCGCCGGCGTTCCGACCGTGGTCTACGGCTATTTCGCCGCGCTCACCGTCGCGCCGATGGTTCGCGACTTGGGCCTCGCCATCGGGATCAGCAGCGCCTCGAGCGAAAGCGCGCTTGCCGCGGGCCTCGTCATGGGGGTGATGATCATTCCGTTCGTGAGCTCCATGGCCGACGACAGCATCGCCGCCGTGCCGCAGGCGATGCGCGACGGCAGCCTCGCGCTCGGCGCGACCCGCTCGGAGACGATCCGCAAGGTGATCCTGCCCGCCGCCCTCCCGGGCGTGGTCGGCGGCGTCCTCCTCGCGGTCAGCCGCGCGATCGGCGAGACGATGATCGTGGTCATGGCCGCGGGCCTTTCGGCCAATCTCACCGCCAATCCCTTCGGCAGCGTCACCACGGTCACCACCCAGATCGTGCAGTTGCTGACCGGCGACCAGGAGTTCGACAGCCCCAAGACTCTGGCGGCATTCGCGCTCGGCCTGGTGCTGTTCCTGGTGACCCTGTTCCTCAACCTCATCGCGCTGCGCGTCGTTCGCCGCTACCGGGAAGCTTATGAATAA
- the phoB gene encoding phosphate regulon transcriptional regulator PhoB: MASQGRLLLVEDDRSLAELITFHFEREGYAVTRTGDGEEALLLAEEVRPDLMVLDWMIEGISGIEVCRRLRRRPATSNLPILMLTARGEEDDRIRGLETGADDYITKPFSPKELVARAAAVLRRVRPALAAQTLDYAGLEMDIAAHRVKRDGKTLSLGPTEYRLLRHFLEHPGRVFSRQQLLETVWPHSEEIELRTVDVHIRRLRLALGEPDLIRTVRSAGYALDADGVAN, encoded by the coding sequence ATGGCCAGCCAGGGTCGCCTGCTGCTGGTGGAGGATGACCGCTCGCTCGCCGAGCTAATCACCTTCCACTTCGAGCGCGAGGGCTATGCGGTCACCCGCACCGGCGACGGCGAGGAAGCCTTGCTGCTCGCCGAGGAGGTCCGTCCCGACCTCATGGTCCTCGACTGGATGATCGAGGGGATCAGCGGGATCGAGGTCTGCCGCCGCCTGCGCCGCCGCCCGGCGACATCCAACCTCCCGATCCTGATGCTGACCGCGCGCGGCGAGGAAGACGACCGGATCCGCGGGCTCGAGACCGGCGCCGACGATTACATTACCAAGCCCTTCAGTCCGAAGGAACTGGTCGCCCGCGCCGCCGCGGTGCTCCGCCGCGTCCGTCCCGCGCTCGCCGCGCAGACGCTCGACTATGCCGGGCTCGAGATGGACATCGCCGCGCACCGGGTGAAGCGCGACGGCAAGACGCTCAGCCTCGGGCCGACCGAATATCGCCTGCTGCGCCATTTCCTCGAGCATCCCGGCCGGGTCTTCTCGCGCCAGCAGTTGCTCGAGACCGTGTGGCCGCACAGCGAGGAGATCGAGCTGCGCACGGTCGACGTCCACATCCGTCGGCTGCGCCTCGCACTGGGTGAGCCCGATCTTATCCGCACGGTCCGCAGCGCCGGCTACGCGCTCGACGCCGACGGGGTGGCGAACTAG
- the phoU gene encoding phosphate signaling complex protein PhoU, whose translation MASQGHTLKAFDEDLDRLRALITEMGGRAEHAIIEAMRCLSERDADGALRVIEEDKKIDALEVETEMRVIQLIALRAPMAGDLRDVVAALKISGVVERIGDYAKNIAKRVAVLEDAGKIEPLSLLPEMARIAVGMVHDVLNAFVQRDAEAAVRVTERDKAVDDFYDSVFRTLLTHMMENPHNIGQAAHLLFVAKNLERVGDHATNIAEMVYYAATGQHMADRVKGPEGIAF comes from the coding sequence GTGGCAAGCCAAGGACATACGCTCAAGGCGTTCGACGAGGATCTCGATCGGCTGCGCGCGCTCATCACCGAGATGGGCGGCCGGGCCGAGCATGCGATCATCGAGGCGATGCGCTGCCTCTCGGAACGCGACGCCGACGGCGCGCTCCGGGTGATCGAGGAAGACAAGAAGATCGACGCGCTCGAGGTCGAGACCGAGATGCGGGTGATCCAGCTGATCGCGCTGCGCGCGCCGATGGCGGGCGACCTGCGCGACGTGGTCGCCGCGCTCAAGATCTCGGGCGTGGTCGAGCGGATCGGCGATTATGCCAAGAACATCGCCAAGCGCGTCGCGGTGCTCGAGGATGCGGGCAAGATCGAGCCCCTGTCGTTGCTCCCCGAGATGGCGCGGATCGCGGTCGGCATGGTCCATGACGTCCTCAACGCCTTCGTCCAGCGCGACGCCGAGGCCGCGGTCCGGGTGACCGAGCGCGACAAGGCGGTGGACGATTTCTACGACAGCGTCTTCCGCACGCTCCTCACCCACATGATGGAGAATCCGCACAATATCGGTCAGGCGGCGCACTTGCTGTTCGTCGCCAAGAACCTCGAGCGGGTCGGCGACCACGCCACCAACATCGCCGAGATGGTCTATTATGCGGCGACCGGCCAGCACATGGCCGACCGCGTGAAGGGCCCCGAAGGGATCGCCTTCTGA